AAGATTTGGAGCAAATGGATGTGTGGTTGAATTGTGTGTTTCTAGGGGTGCTAAGGATCAGACGGTCGGACAAAATTAAGAAGACGGTGCCGGGTGCCAGACACGAggagctggggaaaaaaaaaacactctcttGCAAAATCAATTGTGCAAACTCTAGGTGATATGGTGGCTGCTTATTAAGGGAGAGACTACCTGAGCgaaaccaacagcaggattAGCAAGAGTCGCTGCAGTCAGGACGCCAAAATGTCCAAAGAATAAGTCTGGCctgattctctctctcacactgctCAGTCTCTTACCTGACTGAGGTCACTGTGTGCATCAATTCCACCTTTGTGCTTAATCACACAAAGCACTGTCCTGACTTTAGTTCGAAATGGAgggcgaggagagagagagagagagagagagagagagagagagagagagaagaggctTTAAAGATGAGCAGAggtggaaagtgacaaagtcaAAAATACTTACTTGGCGTTCTCAAGTCCATTTTGCAGGTATCTGTATTCgagtatttgtttttcttttcactttcccTCCCTACATTTTGACACTAACATCTGTACTCTCCACTCCTCGTATTCCCCCCAAAAAGGCCTTGgttactttagtttgaatgCATTTAAGTTTAATCGTCTTTggatttcagagcctgtactttcttacttttttacttGACCAAAGAAGTTGAGTCAGtacttcttcttccttttttttcacacaagtCATCTGCACTTCTTAAGTAAAAGGATGTGTGCACTTTTTGCCTACTCCGGAGCGGAGGGACTTGCAAAAAGGGACAGCTGATCCGAACAGACACCGGTTTAACAGTCGCTCGGTTGGCTGCCATGCCCTCAATTTAGCTCGGAGTCACTGGAAACTTTTAGTCTTTAACTCTGCAAACCTTTGCCAACTGTTCCCCTCTTTAAGTGATCAGGTTTAATCTCCTGagtcccttaaaaaaaaaaaacagctcacagAAAAGGGATTCTTCTAAGAAAATGGAAGGGGGCAAAAGGGCACCGGCTGGCCCCTTGCTGCCGGTCCCCGTTTCAATAAAAGAAAGGCAGGAGAAATCTCAAAACATACAAGCTGTAGGGACTGAAACACAACGGTCGTTTACTCACCCTCCTCCTCGTTGCAAAGGTAAGAGTAGAACCCCTCCGACTTGAGCATGATGAGGAGCGACCCCCATCCCAGCAGCACGGCGGAGAACAGCAGATTCTCGATGATGGCAGTCACCGCCATCCACCAGCGCCTGGCGAACGCTGAGGCCAGGGTCGGAGGCATGGTTCCAAAAGGGAGATGCAAAGGGCAGGACCGGAGGAGAGAAATGTGGACAGCAGAGAGAGTAGAGGGAAGAAGAGAGCGGTGCTGGACAGAGCCTCCCTGACTGACGCTCGGGATGAAGGATCACTGATCACTTATCTGTGAAGAGAAAGGCACAAGAGGAAGGGGGAGGTTTTACAGTTAGCCTATCAGCAAAGTCACTTGCGGACGTGaaggttcagttttttttataagaTCACAAGATAAAAACCAGTTAACTTTCAACCTAGCCAGCTGCACTTGGTGCAAATGAAGCTGATATCTGGATAACAAGCATGTTCTGTAACTTTTTCTTATCAATTTAAGTTTTCCTCCTAATAAGACACATCGGCGCAGTAATAGCAGCTGCTTCGAATAGCTAAACTAACTATTACTAAGGACTGATGGTGAATTATTAACTCCCCCCCTGCTGGATCAGAGATCATTACGTCACTCGGCTGAGGGGGACAAAGCTCTTACATCACATTATAGCAACTAATATCTGAGGAGGCATCACAGAGTTTCTGCTGTTCGGCGGGGAGGGCAAACTGGTCCAAACTGGATCTTTAAAAAATTGGGGCTCCCTCGCCGCTCACCTCGGTGGCCCCTGTGTCTGTCGCCCTCCGCAAAGCCCCTAAATGTCCTCTCAGAGCCATCCAAGCGCAACTTTCCTCTGCAATTACCGTGGCTcatccggaaaaaaaaaacataaaggagCCGCCAGACAGACAATAAACAAATCAGCTCACACAGCcagcctctctctcacacaaacacacacgcacccacacacaatCTGCTCCaccaggaggggaaaaaagtagTTGAACATctcatggggggaaaaaaaacacaaaaaaaccccaacaacaTTTAATTAGAAATagcctgtttttttctgtttatctgctctctcattttaattaaaaagaaaaaacaaaacaaatgcctTCCCacttttttcattcattttcttattacaacacaaagtaaaaatccaaggtacaaaaaaaaaagacctcctcacctctccAGGCTCCAAGCAGCAGCGCGTCCAGCTCCAAACTTCCTGTTGTGCACTGGAACAGTAGAGTGACCGGTTATCTGTGAGGGCGCCAGGTTTATATACGGTCAGGCGGGGCCCCACGTGGCGCCCCCTATCGACCAGCGTCTGCCTGATGGCTGCACATTGTACGCAGACCCACCATGCTGTCATACGTGTCAAATGATAGGGGGGCTTGCAGATCGTGGGGTCAGTTTTATTGGCCTACAGagaaaacaattataaacattTCCTTTTAATCCAATAGCCTATAAAAAAGAGGCTTTGTATCACTGAGACAACAATACTAGGTTGATGTTATCAAAGTGGAAAGCCTCTATCAGGGCGAGTGGAAAGGATAAATAAAAGCCAAACAAAGTCTAGAGGAGGACATGATGGACTTGTTCAGATAAACGGAtggtgtggtttttttttttttggtccggATCAATAACGGAGATTGATGGAGAGGCGACCCCCCAACTGTTGTTGTTCCAGCTGTTGCATAAACTGTTTACTGGTGGTTAACTGCGTGTTGCGTTCAGTGTCCAACCGGGCGATGAGGTTGGAAGTGGAAAGGGGGGGtggcagacattaaaaaaaaaaaaaaaaagcagctgttatttgattttcgtGATCAATAGTGCTTTGTCTGTCGAAATAACGCGACAGGCACTCTAatccaattatttttttaaaatatttttttaatctttcatttTAACCGTATCTTTTGAGGAATAATGGTTGTATATCAAGAGAAAGCTGACAGTCAGTCTGCTTTCCGTGCGCGGCTCTGTGCTGAAACCTGCTGATCTATATGCAAATCGATCACTGAGTGGTCAACAGTGAACCATCTGCATGAAAACTGATGTGGTAATTTGTGCTGTTGCTGTGATCAATAGCTCAGATTCAAggtacaacaaaacaaaacaaaacaaaaaaaaccccgaCTAGTTTGAAATTCAAATGCGGCCTGTAAAAGAATTCCTCCCCCCTACCCCGATGGTACATTTGATCGATCCTAGATTAACCAATCAGCCTTGTTTGAGTATCAGCCGTTAACTGATCAATTGATCCCGCAGCTGCCTGTTTACAGACTCATTACGAAACATCGAATGGAATTAATCACCGGTGTGGCGTTTCCATTTCCTGCAGCTttatcaacaaaaaacaaacaaaacaaaaaaaacgtttaaTTGATCTGATCAGCTGAGTTACGTCGCGAAGGACACCACCGATCCACAGCCAGGTGAACCGCAGTGTGAAGTCTGGGAGGTATTTCAACCTTTTCCGAGCACAGTCAGCGCCCCCTGGTGGCGCGAAAGCAACACGACACACTTAGCACAAAACATCCCAGAGCACAATTgaattaatttttctttttattgcacATTCATCACTGGAATAAAATATTTGGTGAAGCAGTTTTttgcaaaaaaaccaaacaaaaacaaacaaacaacaacaaacacagtgcAACATGCccataaaaaaatattctttgaGTATGGAATTGTGAACTTTACACACTTGTACAGTCGTTAGTTTGTTCTGACTCGctatttacacaaaaaaaacctccagcATTTACAACAGTGATTTTGTCCCTGGATaatagtatatattttttaagtgCATTAATGGGCAATGTTGTgatgacacacacgcacacgcacacacgcacaaacacacacatacacacacacatacacacacattcagcaaGGTCAAGAGTCCCTTCTTCATTAGTGCAGTCCGCCCACAGCCACGAGACAGAGTgccagtgacagcagcagcgtctTTGTGGAGACTTCAGTTCCTGCTGCTGCATCTGGAGGGGAGGAAGTGAGAGAAGGGAGGGCGTAAGAAGAAATTTGCCAAACGATTAACATGGAGGAGTTTAGAGCAATATCCGTTAGTCTTTAGTGCACAAATTGAGTCAAAAAACAACCTTCACTGCATTTAGgatttctaaaaaaataaactaaaaaaaacacagtggtgAAATTACATGAGCTCAAGCGCTGTACTTAAGTCCTTCACTTGTGTTTTCCAAATTTCTGCAAATTTATACGCTACATTTTGGAAGACAAACGTTTGAACTTTTATGCTCCACTTTTTTGATCACTTCAGGTACGGGTTACTTTACAGACTGCATGCTGCTTCAGAGCCCTAGCAGctaattttttaaaagtaattcattatATCGtcaattgaaaaaaacaaacaaacaaaagaaaaaactattaTACATTCAACATCTGATACTTTAAATGGACTATTTGTAGCTCTTTACATGTATTATTCACTTTATCATTGGCCCTATGAGAGCACATTGTAACGTGACGTGGGAAATGAGACCTTCCACGTTTCTCCCACGTGTCCATACAGGCCTTTACATgatttgtggaagttttttaatgctgctggactgcggattttttttttttttctttttgtgaaggactcgggtTGGATTTTCCACGACAGTCTAAAGGATGTGACTTCGTGCACGTTCTCAAGTGCCTCgcctcagtgcctctctccgctccgccaacagagagcaacagcagctgacGTTAAGTTCTGAAACGGAGTCTGCTGACATAAACGGGCGGCTTCCAGCACGACACAGAAGTTCCTTTAAGACTATTACTCAAGTAATAGTCATACGTGATGCATTCATGAGTTCATAACAGCAGGTAAAAGatgaattcattttaaataaCTGTGTATCCCAGCTGGGGGGAAAATCGAGGCGGCTGTAACTCTATaagtgactttcactttcacttgcGTCTTTTCTGTAACActacttttgggtactttttggTGACGCTTCAAAAAGTCTCTGATCCTCACCTGCACTGGCCTTGAagatcagaaaaataaaaaaaaatcttccacAAATTTGGATCTGTTTGTGTCTACTCTGGGCAGAATATATTTGCTGCACTATTTATTTCTATTAGGCTCGTCACAGCTCTGAAGGAATGCCTGACCCAAATAATAGATTTCTTCCCCTCTAGACAATACTAACTAAGCAAAGACAGATAACAGTCAGCGAAACATTCCACGTCGGTTACATAACAGCACAGGCGGAGATAGTCCGGACCTGCGTTCAACTACACAAGACAAATGACCGATACGGTGCCAGACCAAAGAACCAGAGCATGTTTTGTATTACTTAAAAACTTCTACAGACCAGATGTATTAATAATTAAGATGCACTGTATTCTGTCGTTAGTTCCAGGTTCCACCACTGGCTTATTTTCATTTACACATGACACGGAATTCTAATAGCACACTATTGAAACATGCTTGTGTTGTACGCTAATAATATGTTACGATCTAAACTGTGTAGCTgataataatgatttttttggtCAGTATTAGATTTGAACTTTTGAACTTTGCACTACAACAGCGCAGTTGTCACacttaaatgtcaaaatatttgttttgttattgttagATTTACTAATATGTAATAATAAGCTGCGAAAAGtgatgcatttattttaaacacGGCGCTGAAACACAGTATTTTCTACCCAGGCTGTGCGTTGTGAGGTGTTTCAATACATTGTGCAATAAATTGGTCAAGAAAATGGATCTTACCCTTTGTGGAGGTTTCtgcaaaaggacaaaaaaaaaaaaaaaaaaaaagagatgttgATAACTCTTGTCCATGAGATGTTCATGCGAATGTACATTGTGAGCATGTAAACGCTCGCACACAGACACCTGTCCGCACCTTCTGACACACCTTTAATGGTGAAAGTGGTCTCCATGCCAGCATGGATGTGGTCGGTCacgtgacagtggagcaacCAAGTCCCGGGGATCCCTGCCACCATCTCCACGGTCTGGAAAGTCCCTGGGAAGAGGTCAAAGACATCTGCGCGGTGCACACGGTCCGTCTGacacacatgacacacacacacacacacaaacacacaaagcacatacagtacagcagaggggaacagaaaaaaggaaataagcATTGAGTACAGAACTGGCCAAGGACCACTTCCTGCAAGAGCACAGAGCCACATCCGCCATCAGAATTAATCGTAATAAGACTTCTATTATTAGCATGCGAGTAATTTGCCCGGTGCTGCTTTCATTATGAATAACAATAGTGAGGCTTGGTTGTGCTGAGTGTCACCGTGTCACCTTATAGGTAAAAGTCTCGGCATGGAAGTGAACAGTGTGCATGTCCACCTCGTTGCCCATTCCCAGGAGATACCAGTCGACCTTCTGGCCCTGGGTCATCACCAGTCCATGGAGGTTGCCGTACAGCTTACCATTGATCCCTTCAATAGGCACAATGACACAGTGTCgttagtacacacacacacatatacacagaatcacagacatgcagacacaagTGTGGCAgcagacaacaacaaaagaaaagtatCATGAAATGTTTATCACAGGCAAGTCGCATCATGAATGACTAATGTTTGATCCAATATCggatttttctcattttcactgTCGGACCAGGCGCACATGTCAGCTTGCAAGGTGGGTTTGGTCAAATATTTGAGTTTTTGTGTACAATATTAGAGATCGATTAGTTTTCAAGTATTaaattaatcaccaactattttgTAATCAATAAATTTTTTTGAGTaataaatagaaaacaaaagtcataaatctctgatttcagcttctgaaatgtgaatatgttgAGGTTTCGTTACTCCaataagacatttaaatattatctttgggttgtggacgtcatgttttataaaccaaacCAGTCATCGAttaattgacaatgaaaataatcctgagttgcagccctactttcAAGATGTGTTTCCCTTAACTAACAACAAAGTTCAAGCATCAGAGTAGTTTCATTGTAGTTCTTACTGTGTTTTAAGTTCGCATGCTGAATGGTTTGCAccgtagttttttttttatgcttttccTGTTGGTGTGACCAAATTTTCTCATGAGGAGCCATAAATATGGAGGGAGGCCCAGAGTTGTGACAGGGGTTCGCAGCAGGGCTAAATGACTCCTTGCAGTGGGaaatgttcaggtttttgtttgttatcGGGGAGCGAGGGAGCAATTCTTGTGGACAGAAGCAATTCTGATAAAATCTAACGGAAGCAGTGAACGCTGTTGCTCAGTGAAACTTTTAATACTTCCACTATAAAGGTGATGTGTTTCTACTTCAGGTTTCTTCGGTAAGATGTCAAACTGAAATCGCACTTCTGTATTACAGACAACAATTTACGAGCAGATGActtgtagatgtgtgtgtgtgtgtgtggggggggggtagACCCTGCAGTTCGGGAAGCTTTCAGGGATGAGACAGTCACTCTGCGCCTCTCATCTTATCTCTTACCGTGCATCATGTTACTCTCCTCAAATTCTTCGCTAAATTCAAAAGTATCAGGGTTGACGCCGAGGTATTCTCTGATGTTGTCGTCCAAGTACCAGGACTGGTTTTCATCGTGGACCATGAAGAGCAGAGCGAACTCCTTCTCCACGTCGCCCCTCTGTCTGTCGGGCCCCTTCAGAGTCCCGGGCCTGCAGACCACCAGCGGCCCCAAGAGACCGCTGTACAGATCCTGAACGCACACAAATGTCACGAGTTAACACATTTTATCAAAGCAACACTGAGAATCACGTGGCCCATGTGACTGCGGGAGTATGTACCTTAATGAAATCGACGGTGGAGTAGTAGGCGTAAGAGATGCAGTTGGGGTCCGAGACCCCCGGACCGGAGCTTTCGGGAACATCCCACGTCAGCTCGAGTATGTGGCCTGGAGGCgagtgaacaaaaaaacaaacaaacatcaatcCCACTGCTTCTGAGAAGGTGCCTGTGGTTTgaaaacaccagcagcagcagcagctgtgtgtttccTTTATCTTTTCAGATATCATTCTCACCAGGTTTGACGTGAATATGTGCGCCGCTGGCCTTCACCCCGTGTGCGCTGATGGAGTACTGCCGGCTGGCTTTGTTCTTGAACGTGATCACGATCTGCTCTCCGACCTCGGCTTTGATTATTGGACCTATAGGAGACAAGAAAAACCCCCACTGCCTTCTTCAGTCTTCTcttggtaaaaaagaaaagaaacagcgGCAGAGAGAGCAGCTAAACTTACCGATAATTCCCAAGTGCTGCTGTTCGGGTCGACGTTTCTTCTGAACCTTGAAGGACTCATCGGTGTATTCTCTGTACACCACCTTCTTGTAGCGCGAGCCAATTCTGTTTTGCCCCCTCGCCAAAAATATGTTGCCTGGACTGAGAGACACATGCCAATTTGCTTCCATTAACAAAACAGCAATAAGTCGCGCCACTAAACACAGGCTCCGGTTACAACCCCTGAAATACGTCACCTTGCaattacattcacacacacacacacacacacacacacacacacacacacacacacacacacacacacacacacacacacctgtcatcCAACGAGCTGTGGTGCTTCTCCAGCTCCCAGTTCCTCTCAGGCGAGTAGTCCCACTCGATTTCTTCCGCGCTGATGAAGTACTGCACGATCTTCGTCGGCTGCACGTGCATGTGCTTCACTTTGCTCTTCGGGCAGAGGTTCACCCTGTACTGCTGCCTCATGCCGGCCGAGTAGTGGTCCGTCACCCTGCAGCTCACCTCATACACGCCTGTGAAGAGAGCGAGGAAGAGGTCAAGGATTTGGACACATGAACGGATGTATTTTCGGCTTCGCTTGCtaaaacacaaaccagaaaAAAGGCCCAAAAcatgtgtgctcctgctctctgtctgtagcAATCCTCTGTGGTTTTAATCTGGGAGGGTCAGACGATGCTCGTTCTTGTTTCCTGTTgactttaaaatgtactttttgcTTAGACGACAACATCCACCAGAGGAATGTAACGTAATgtacagtacagatgttttgaCCTGCAAATGCTTAACTGTCATGTATTTCCTGCTGTAGGCCAGGAAATGAGAAAGTTCTATTTTTCCGTTTTGTTGCACGTCTCTGCAAAATTGGGTTTGCTTCAAACGCGTAGACTGACTGTTATCCTAACATTACTCTGTTCTGTGCATTTAGAGGTTGTTTCGTGCCACCTAGGTAAAGTTTGAAGGCcacaaaaatgtgctttgctcATTTACTGCGCAGACTCATTTTCGcttgaaaaatatatcaacgccatctttatcatttgaagCAGAATATTTATTCTATCTTTTATAATAAGTCTGGAGGGGTTTATTCAAGATTGCCTTAATATTCAACACGGATTATCAGTTTAACTTTGTTGGTCTCTGGATTCTATTTTAAACTCAATATTGTTTACTGTCACGGCAAGGTCACGTGCCTTAAAAACCCCAGCACGTATGTTTTTAGATCCAACATGACCACGCTGTGACAATTAAAGCATGACTTTAGGTCCAGGAAGTGCTCCTaccatttatttgtttctttttctacatacttttattttctgtataaAATGACCATACAGTATCTTAATGATGCCACATGTACAATGTGCGTAGGTTTTGATGGCACAAGGAAATTTGATTAACTGAAGTGGCTGATGTCAGATGTGCTACATCAGCTCCGTCTAACAATTTGTCAGAAGTTACATAACAAGTGATATGGGGGGGTGGAGTGGCTGTGACAGACCCCATTCACcatattacaagacactgaaccatcaactTGATTTCCGAAGCTGTTATTTTACGGCAAAAAAgtaacataatgttgctttaaaatggCAACAGACTTATCTTTTTATCATAATGAAGTACAGCACCATTTCTTTATGCTTTCTCCACCATAGGCTAAATCGATGATTGTCATTTTCCACTATCAAGGACACACAACAGACTAACCCTATCAAGTAAACCAGATTGGCAAAATGACAACCCCACCATAATTAACTGTGGGAGTATCTTTTAGCTGGGAGAGGGTGAATGAGATTAGATCTCAGGACACCGTAAATAAGATAAAGATAGTTCTGACATTtcctgtttgtattttatttattgatgttttcCTGTGAGAGCAGCCGACATGTCACAGGAAAACACTCACGGGAGACAAGGTTATCTCAGCATGTTGCAAAGTATCTGCAAACAAAACTGGAAATACAGATGAGCCCTGACAATGCGTTTGAGGGAGAGGGGTGTGGCTTTTGAGTGGtagcactgtgtttgtgtgtgtgtgtgtgagtgtaaaatGACAAACCAGGAGTGTTTGGCTGCATGGCGACAGTAGTCGTGGTGTGAGGGAACAGGCTGATGGTGTCCCGCGTTGTGCTCTGCTTCTTGAAGGTGTTCCCCTCGAAATAAACACCGTGGATGTCCACCTCTGTGCCCAGCCCAAAGGTGTACCACGTTACTTTGTCCCCGGCACACATGTCCAGTCCAGGAAGGTTCCCGTACATACGTCCATTTACAGCTGAAAAGCGAAGGGGGGatttcaacagaaaaacacatagTCACAAGCGCAAACAAATCAGAAGAGAAACTAGAAATTCAGCAACACACACTGATTACCGTGCATCTTATTGCTCTCCTCGAAGTCCTGTGTGGTTGGTTGGTTGCCGGCAAACATCTTCCTATTCTCCTCCATATACCAACTCATGTTTTCATccatgacagaaaacagaaggaaGAGCTCCTTATCGACGCCTTTCTGTTAAACAGCACACAAACAGTCACCGTGAGGATGTCTAGAGGCTGCAGATTGCAGTTAACAGCATGTGTCTGTGAATGGATAACAAAGCAGCACCTGGGTTCCGTTCTTCCCCAGCGCTCCCTTCTTGCACACGAGCAGAGGTCCCACCAATCCAGCGTTGGTGTCTACGGCAGGATCGGTGGCAGAGTAGTACAGGTAGGGGATACAGGGGGGATCAGTCGAGGACGGACCTTCTAGCACCTGCCAGACGTAGGTGAAGTTCTCCCCTGGGCCGACGTGAGAGCCCGGCTTGTCAACACCTACAGCGCCGCACAAAAAGAACTAGAACGATCAGATCTGCTGTGACTTCAGTGTGTGgccgttttttttccccaccccTCCTCTTCTTATCCCTCAAGTTTAGTCCGACTCTGACAATCAAAAGATATCACATCCAAGAAAGGATGCCCTTGGCTGCTCCCTCACCATCTGCATAGCCGGTTCCCTGGAACCTTTTTTCGTAGTGGAGGCCATGGGGCTGGATGCTGTAGTTTCTATCGGCTCTATTCATGAAGATCACTCTGAGAGTATCTCCTTCCTCTGCCCTCAGGACTGGACCTGGATGAATGCAGGAGAACAGCATGGCCTCACAAAGGGCATTGAGAGAACTTGGAAGAAGGACAAGACACTATTGTACTGGCACAAGGGAGAGAGAGCATGAGAAATCAGGAGCCAGGCCTCACCTAAGAGTCCTAAGTGTTGAGAATCAGGCGTCTGTGGTTTTGCAGTGGTGAAGGTATTGTCTGTGTACTCTTTGTATGTCACTTTCAAGTAGAGACCTCCGATCCGTCCGTCATCTTTGCCAAAGAAAATTTCAGGTGCACTGTGAGAGGAAAGGGTGGGGAGCGGGTATGAAGGGACAtgtggggggtgtgtgtgtgtgtgtgtgtgtgtgtgggtgtggagTGAATTAGAttggaagagagaaaaatagcCAGTCAGAGCGTTTTTTACTGTGCCAGGTCAGGGGAACAATAACAAAGACACAATAACAAGTGAGTCACTGCATCACTCTCCACACTGTTTACTCTAGACACCACAGAACTGCCTCGCCACAGGAATGACGAGCTCACGTACGACCAGCCTGGTCCAGGAGCCGTACAAACAGACAAGCAACTGTGCCCGAGGATTCAGCaagcctt
This genomic window from Sparus aurata chromosome 13, fSpaAur1.1, whole genome shotgun sequence contains:
- the hephl1b gene encoding hephaestin-like protein 1 isoform X1, with amino-acid sequence MARTLGLFATCLLLLVSSGAEGKRGRERVYYVGIVEEDWDYAPSGKNLLNGRDVEHDEHASVFLERGPHRIGSVYKKAMYRQYTDATYSQQAPRPPWLGFLGPILRAEVDDVLVVHLKNMASRNYSMHPHGVFYEKNSEGALYPDGTSKVLKKDDRVPPGGSYTYRWEVRPEFAPTDDDANCLTWVYHSHLDAPREIASGLIGALLTCKKGILKETNNQVESSTESVRNDVDQDVFLMFTVVDENLSWYVDDNIQKCTEPGGVDPEDLDFMESNLMHAINGYMFGNLPGIELCQHRAVAWHLFGMGNEVDIHSAFFHGNTLLDRGHRTDVLSLFPATFATAQMVPKASGKWLVSCQVNDHLQAGMQAFYEVNSCDSEAGSAAKGGVERIYYLAAEKVQWNYAPSGKDLINNVFLTKAESAPEIFFGKDDGRIGGLYLKVTYKEYTDNTFTTAKPQTPDSQHLGLLGPVLRAEEGDTLRVIFMNRADRNYSIQPHGLHYEKRFQGTGYADGVDKPGSHVGPGENFTYVWQVLEGPSSTDPPCIPYLYYSATDPAVDTNAGLVGPLLVCKKGALGKNGTQKGVDKELFLLFSVMDENMSWYMEENRKMFAGNQPTTQDFEESNKMHAVNGRMYGNLPGLDMCAGDKVTWYTFGLGTEVDIHGVYFEGNTFKKQSTTRDTISLFPHTTTTVAMQPNTPGVYEVSCRVTDHYSAGMRQQYRVNLCPKSKVKHMHVQPTKIVQYFISAEEIEWDYSPERNWELEKHHSSLDDSPGNIFLARGQNRIGSRYKKVVYREYTDESFKVQKKRRPEQQHLGIIGPIIKAEVGEQIVITFKNKASRQYSISAHGVKASGAHIHVKPGHILELTWDVPESSGPGVSDPNCISYAYYSTVDFIKDLYSGLLGPLVVCRPGTLKGPDRQRGDVEKEFALLFMVHDENQSWYLDDNIREYLGVNPDTFEFSEEFEESNMMHGINGKLYGNLHGLVMTQGQKVDWYLLGMGNEVDMHTVHFHAETFTYKTDRVHRADVFDLFPGTFQTVEMVAGIPGTWLLHCHVTDHIHAGMETTFTIKGVSEETSTKDAAAGTEVSTKTLLLSLALCLVAVGGLH
- the hephl1b gene encoding hephaestin-like protein 1 isoform X2 — translated: MARTLGLFATCLLLLVSSGAEGKRGRERVYYVGIVEEDWDYAPSGKNLLNGRDVEHDEHASVFLERGPHRIGSVYKKAMYRQYTDATYSQQAPRPPWLGFLGPILRAEVDDVLVVHLKNMASRNYSMHPHGVFYEKNSEGALYPDGTSKVLKKDDRVPPGGSYTYRWEVRPEFAPTDDDANCLTWVYHSHLDAPREIASGLIGALLTCKKGILKETNNQVESSTESVRNDVDQDVFLMFTVVDENLSWYVDDNIQKCTEPGGVDPEDLDFMESNLMHAINGYMFGNLPGIELCQHRAVAWHLFGMGNEVDIHSAFFHGNTLLDRGHRTDVLSLFPATFATAQMVPKASGKWLVSCQVNDHLQAGMQAFYEVNSCDSEAGSAAKGGVERIYYLAAEKVQWNYAPSGKDLINNVFLTKAESAPEIFFGKDDGRIGGLYLKVTYKEYTDNTFTTAKPQTPDSQHLGLLGPVLRAEEGDTLRVIFMNRADRNYSIQPHGLHYEKRFQGTGYADGVDKPGSHVGPGENFTYVWQVLEGPSSTDPPCIPYLYYSATDPAVDTNAGLVGPLLVCKKGALGKNGTQKGVDKELFLLFSVMDENMSWYMEENRKMFAGNQPTTQDFEESNKMHAVNGRMYGNLPGLDMCAGDKVTWYTFGLGTEVDIHGVYFEGNTFKKQSTTRDTISLFPHTTTTVAMQPNTPGVYEVSCRVTDHYSAGMRQQYRVNLCPKSKVKHMHVQPTKIVQYFISAEEIEWDYSPERNWELEKHHSSLDDSPGNIFLARGQNRIGSRYKKVVYREYTDESFKVQKKRRPEQQHLGIIGPIIKAEVGEQIVITFKNKASRQYSISAHGVKASGAHIHVKPGHILELTWDVPESSGPGVSDPNCISYAYYSTVDFIKDLYSGLLGPLVVCRPGTLKGPDRQRGDVEKEFALLFMVHDENQSWYLDDNIREYLGVNPDTFEFSEEFEESNMMHGINGKLYGNLHGLVMTQGQKVDWYLLGMGNEVDMHTVHFHAETFTYKTDRVHRADVFDLFPGTFQTVEMVAGIPGTWLLHCHVTDHIHAGMETTFTIKETSTKDAAAGTEVSTKTLLLSLALCLVAVGGLH